One window of the Leptolyngbya iicbica LK genome contains the following:
- a CDS encoding ribonuclease R family protein: MNFSIASLLANFTDGKTHTLKNIQKKLHCDSDDSVRELQIALDALERIGVLAKEKGKYQRATEDGVVEGKLRCSSKGFCFAIQDDEAADDIYIRESQLNTAWNGDRVLVRVTKDGSRRRSPEGEVKVILERANASVLARVKQENESYQAVPLDDRLLFELSLDDEAEKLQQAVDQLAHIEVVRYPLAQEPPHGRIAQILGSDAEAASDIDIVYCKYDLPRTFPDNAFEEAKGLPTRVRKADLKGRLDLRDQLTVTIHSSQAQVIDDALTIAKTEDGNWQLGVHIADVAHYVPLHSPIDREALKRGMAVYLGNEMIPLVPPPLATSLCSLNPGKDRLAISLLATLNAEGEVLEFELQPSVIAVDHALDYKQAQAILSRENPEELEKLEIESKDLKKLEPIFEVVDHLYEVSRAVRQQRMARGSFELNLPEHEFPDDAKEPLASYASRRFQYDDEGLLGVIVVASSLTARMVVTEFILLANQLVASHLKALAVPAIYRLHRTPTISDVQELTKLAENMDINLELAEEETIYPMDYQRFTQQFAASPSEKILTYLLLSTFKPAFYGIHPDLHFGLALTDGYAHFSSPTRRYPDLVIHRVLHAIFSDGRDRRSTRSKDRVNLRHSSCHGKINWNVLPPDINNELEDYIKRIVGPLSEREQLAQDAETDLEGLKKAEFMRDHTGSVFHGLITGVQSYGFFVEIEELLVEGLVHVSSLKDDWYEYRSRQQKLVGRKNRRQFRLGDRVEVQVKSVDYYRQQIDLVVVGGGSEASEDDLNDDDMNDDRGHDESE, encoded by the coding sequence ATGAATTTCTCGATCGCCTCGTTGCTGGCCAACTTTACCGATGGTAAAACCCACACCCTCAAAAACATTCAAAAGAAGCTGCACTGCGACTCTGACGATAGTGTGCGGGAACTGCAGATTGCTCTAGATGCCCTGGAACGGATTGGGGTATTGGCGAAAGAGAAAGGCAAATATCAACGCGCCACGGAAGATGGTGTCGTTGAAGGCAAGCTGCGCTGCTCTAGCAAGGGCTTTTGCTTTGCGATTCAAGACGATGAAGCCGCCGATGATATTTACATTCGCGAAAGTCAGCTCAACACCGCTTGGAATGGCGATCGCGTCCTCGTCCGAGTCACCAAAGACGGCAGCCGTCGCCGCAGTCCCGAAGGGGAAGTCAAAGTCATCCTCGAACGAGCCAATGCCTCTGTCCTGGCCCGCGTCAAACAAGAGAACGAAAGTTATCAAGCCGTCCCTTTGGACGATCGCCTGCTGTTTGAGCTGAGCCTTGACGACGAAGCTGAAAAGTTGCAACAAGCCGTCGATCAACTCGCCCATATCGAAGTGGTGCGGTATCCCCTCGCCCAAGAACCCCCTCATGGTCGGATTGCCCAAATCCTCGGCAGTGATGCCGAAGCCGCCTCTGACATCGACATCGTTTACTGCAAATACGACCTGCCGCGCACCTTCCCTGACAATGCCTTCGAAGAAGCGAAAGGATTGCCGACTCGCGTGCGCAAGGCCGACCTCAAAGGTCGCCTTGATTTGCGCGATCAGCTGACTGTGACTATTCACAGCTCCCAAGCGCAAGTCATCGACGACGCTCTGACGATCGCTAAAACCGAGGACGGCAACTGGCAGTTGGGCGTCCATATCGCCGACGTAGCCCATTACGTGCCGCTCCATTCACCCATTGATCGAGAAGCCTTGAAGCGCGGCATGGCCGTCTATCTGGGCAACGAGATGATTCCACTGGTGCCGCCACCCTTAGCCACGTCGCTCTGTTCGCTGAACCCTGGCAAAGACCGACTGGCAATTTCCCTGTTGGCGACGCTGAATGCCGAGGGCGAAGTGCTGGAGTTTGAATTGCAACCCAGCGTCATCGCCGTTGACCATGCGTTGGATTACAAACAGGCTCAGGCGATTCTCTCCCGCGAGAATCCTGAAGAATTGGAAAAACTAGAGATTGAGTCTAAAGATCTCAAGAAGTTAGAGCCGATTTTTGAAGTCGTCGATCACCTCTATGAGGTCAGCCGGGCAGTGCGGCAGCAACGGATGGCCCGGGGCTCTTTTGAGCTCAATCTGCCCGAGCACGAATTTCCCGATGACGCCAAAGAACCGCTGGCCTCCTACGCCTCGCGGCGTTTTCAGTATGACGATGAAGGCTTATTGGGGGTGATTGTCGTCGCTTCATCACTCACGGCCCGGATGGTGGTGACTGAGTTCATTTTGCTGGCGAACCAGCTGGTGGCGTCTCATCTCAAGGCGCTTGCCGTGCCCGCCATTTACCGATTGCATCGCACTCCCACCATTTCTGATGTGCAAGAGCTGACTAAGTTGGCCGAAAACATGGACATCAATCTCGAACTGGCGGAAGAGGAAACCATCTATCCGATGGATTATCAGCGGTTTACCCAACAGTTCGCCGCCTCACCGTCGGAAAAGATCTTGACCTATTTGCTGCTGTCCACCTTTAAGCCTGCGTTTTACGGTATCCATCCCGATTTGCATTTTGGGCTGGCGCTGACGGATGGCTACGCCCATTTCTCGTCGCCAACTCGGCGCTATCCCGATTTGGTGATTCATCGGGTGCTGCATGCGATCTTCTCGGATGGTCGCGATCGCCGCTCTACCCGGTCAAAAGATCGCGTCAATCTGCGTCACAGTAGCTGCCACGGCAAGATTAACTGGAACGTGTTGCCGCCGGACATCAACAATGAACTGGAAGACTACATCAAGCGCATCGTCGGCCCCCTGAGCGAACGCGAGCAACTGGCTCAAGATGCCGAAACCGATCTGGAAGGGCTAAAAAAAGCTGAATTCATGCGGGATCACACGGGTTCCGTCTTCCACGGCTTGATCACGGGGGTGCAGTCCTATGGCTTCTTTGTGGAGATTGAAGAGCTGCTGGTGGAAGGGCTGGTGCATGTTAGCTCGCTGAAAGATGACTGGTACGAATATCGATCGCGCCAACAAAAGCTGGTCGGTCGCAAAAATCGTCGCCAGTTCCGCCTGGGCGATCGCGTCGAAGTTCAGGTAAAGAGTGTCGATTACTATCGTCAGCAAATTGACCTGGTGGTGGTTGGCGGCGGCAGCGAAGCCAGCGAAGATGACCTCAACGATGACGACATGAACGATGATCGGGGTCACGACGAGTCTGAATAA
- a CDS encoding flavin prenyltransferase UbiX, with amino-acid sequence MKPAGRSLPITLGVTGASGLIYAVRAVKYLLTADIPVELVASKATYQVWKAEQDIQMPGDVVAQADFWREQAGLPPTQGKLRCHPWSDVGANIASGSFKTRGMLIMPCSMSTVGKLAAGLSSDLLERAADVQLKEGKPLVLVPRETPLSLIHLRNLVTLAEAGARIVPAIPAWYHQPQTVLDLVDFVVARALDQFDIDCVPLQRWAGHHHE; translated from the coding sequence ATGAAACCCGCAGGGCGATCGCTGCCCATTACCTTAGGCGTCACTGGCGCATCTGGCCTTATTTATGCGGTGAGAGCCGTGAAATACTTGCTCACAGCCGACATTCCTGTAGAGCTAGTGGCCTCAAAAGCTACTTATCAGGTTTGGAAAGCTGAGCAAGATATCCAAATGCCGGGAGATGTCGTGGCCCAAGCCGACTTTTGGCGCGAGCAGGCGGGCCTCCCACCCACCCAAGGTAAATTGCGCTGTCATCCCTGGAGCGATGTGGGGGCCAATATCGCCAGTGGCTCTTTCAAAACCCGAGGAATGCTCATCATGCCTTGCAGCATGAGCACCGTTGGCAAACTGGCGGCGGGCCTCAGTTCTGACCTGTTGGAGCGGGCCGCCGATGTGCAACTTAAGGAGGGTAAGCCCTTGGTGCTAGTGCCGCGCGAGACGCCGTTGAGTCTGATCCACCTGCGGAATCTCGTGACGCTGGCGGAAGCTGGAGCCCGCATTGTTCCGGCGATTCCCGCTTGGTATCACCAACCCCAGACGGTTTTGGACTTAGTGGATTTTGTGGTTGCTCGCGCGCTCGATCAGTTCGATATCGACTGTGTGCCGTTGCAGCGTTGGGCAGGCCACCACCACGAGTAG
- the carA gene encoding glutamine-hydrolyzing carbamoyl-phosphate synthase small subunit has translation MPMFSENYAPALLVLADGSSFRGWSFGAPGTVMGEVVFNTGMTGYQEVLTDPSYCGQIVTFTYPELGNTGVNPDDEESTRPHIRGAIARNICDIPSNWRSTQSLPDYLKQHQIPGIFGIDTRSLTRVLRQAGAMNGVISTEVLEVDELLRQLQAAPSMVGLNLVQEVTTSEPYEWNEPTDTLWECYPEADAAEPTLTVVALDFGIKRNILRRLTRYGCRVIVVPADTSPEQILSYKPDGIFLSNGPGDPAAVEEAPKTVQALLDQQLPTFGICMGHQILGRSLGGETFKLKFGHRGLNHPCGLSQQVEITSQNHGFAISADSIQNADVEISHLNLNDRTVAGIRHKTLPLFSVQYHPEASPGPHDADYLFRDFVALMRQNAGQ, from the coding sequence ATGCCTATGTTTTCAGAAAACTATGCCCCTGCTTTGCTCGTTCTGGCCGATGGTTCCAGTTTTCGCGGTTGGAGTTTTGGGGCACCGGGCACAGTCATGGGGGAGGTGGTCTTCAACACGGGCATGACGGGCTATCAAGAAGTGCTGACTGACCCCAGCTATTGTGGTCAGATTGTGACGTTTACCTATCCCGAGTTGGGCAACACCGGGGTCAACCCAGACGATGAGGAATCGACTCGCCCACATATTCGTGGCGCGATCGCCCGCAACATTTGCGATATTCCTAGCAATTGGCGTTCCACTCAGTCGCTGCCCGATTATCTCAAACAGCATCAGATTCCCGGCATTTTTGGCATTGATACGCGATCGCTAACGCGCGTTCTGCGGCAAGCCGGGGCAATGAATGGAGTTATTTCCACTGAAGTGTTGGAAGTTGACGAACTGCTACGACAGTTACAAGCCGCTCCCAGTATGGTCGGCTTGAACCTGGTGCAAGAAGTCACGACGTCCGAACCTTACGAATGGAACGAACCCACGGACACCCTGTGGGAGTGCTATCCCGAAGCGGATGCCGCAGAGCCCACTTTGACCGTTGTGGCGCTCGATTTTGGCATTAAGCGCAATATTCTGCGGCGGTTAACGCGGTATGGCTGTCGCGTCATTGTGGTGCCTGCCGATACGTCACCGGAGCAAATCCTGAGCTACAAACCCGACGGTATTTTCCTGTCTAATGGGCCGGGCGACCCTGCCGCTGTGGAAGAAGCGCCCAAAACCGTGCAGGCGTTGCTCGATCAGCAATTACCGACCTTTGGCATCTGCATGGGGCACCAGATTTTAGGGCGATCGCTGGGCGGCGAAACCTTTAAGCTCAAGTTTGGTCATCGTGGGCTCAATCATCCCTGTGGCTTGTCTCAGCAGGTCGAAATCACCAGCCAAAACCACGGTTTTGCCATCAGCGCCGATTCCATCCAAAACGCTGACGTAGAAATCAGCCATCTCAACCTGAACGATCGCACCGTGGCGGGTATACGCCATAAGACGCTGCCCTTGTTCTCAGTGCAATATCACCCCGAAGCCAGCCCTGGCCCCCACGATGCTGATTACCTCTTCCGCGATTTCGTCGCGTTGATGCGTCAGAATGCAGGCCAATAG
- a CDS encoding retropepsin-like aspartic protease family protein — protein sequence MKRSLHWLVGVGSCWLVSGCSLLPFQITITPTNPETTPQETSAVDSSSETADASDSSSEVETVTDAPTAATEAEATPSTPGRNYFREAVTRAESAVAIGQSAQSPDDWQLAASRWQQAVLYMQQVPTDDPNRATAQQKVKEYGQNLALAEQRAAGQPSTLAQPTTPDRPNGLVATIPIVDNMGGTPVVPVTLQGNRSTQEFTMLFDTGASGTLITQAMANEIGVVVTGEALVTVADGRQVQIPVGYVGRLQVGDLVVENVWVAIGGDVGLLGQDIYGEYGLSIGGSQINLYE from the coding sequence ATGAAGCGTTCGCTCCATTGGCTGGTTGGTGTCGGCAGTTGCTGGCTGGTGTCGGGGTGCTCTTTGCTGCCCTTCCAGATCACGATTACGCCAACCAATCCCGAAACCACTCCCCAAGAAACCTCAGCAGTGGACTCATCCTCGGAAACGGCTGATGCCAGTGACTCATCATCAGAGGTTGAGACGGTAACAGATGCCCCTACTGCTGCTACTGAAGCGGAGGCAACCCCCAGCACTCCGGGGCGAAATTATTTTCGGGAGGCGGTGACCCGGGCTGAGAGTGCGGTGGCGATCGGTCAGTCGGCCCAATCGCCCGATGATTGGCAGCTTGCCGCGAGTCGTTGGCAGCAGGCCGTTTTGTATATGCAGCAGGTGCCGACTGACGACCCGAATCGTGCTACTGCCCAACAAAAAGTCAAAGAATATGGTCAGAATCTAGCCTTGGCCGAACAGCGCGCCGCTGGCCAACCCTCAACCCTGGCCCAACCCACAACTCCTGATCGCCCAAATGGCCTGGTGGCAACCATTCCCATTGTGGATAATATGGGCGGTACGCCCGTGGTGCCTGTGACTTTGCAGGGCAATCGCAGCACCCAAGAATTCACCATGCTGTTTGATACCGGGGCCTCGGGCACGCTGATCACCCAAGCGATGGCAAATGAGATTGGTGTCGTGGTGACGGGTGAAGCCCTGGTGACGGTGGCCGATGGTCGCCAAGTCCAAATTCCCGTCGGCTATGTAGGTCGCCTTCAGGTCGGTGATTTGGTTGTGGAAAACGTCTGGGTCGCCATTGGGGGAGATGTCGGCCTGCTAGGGCAAGACATCTACGGCGAATATGGGCTCTCGATTGGCGGCAGCCAAATCAATCTTTATGAGTAG
- a CDS encoding S-layer homology domain-containing protein, which produces MVNLPPPESNDQQPAGQSRDNDEAIAIAIALLSVGAILWWGWTRGESIFAPDISLPGLADSPSLVEDESLTTVPGDATVADDADNPPTEETANRRGFFGGLFFFGNGEATGSDNAARLAEPDVDETVEDEATDANPDRNNPLSSGAAVPTTGTGTSAATPGQASANINATGQSAESATDGTTAAPSDAASSATTDAEPAPLPELSISDVSEDYWAYPYIVSLFEAGLLPDFPSGTLQPDKPLTRAELAALLNKSIVADVPPKRSLNFSDVPPDYWAANDIKQVVEAGYMSGFPEGIFQPNAIVPRYQVYITMATGLDLAPPADVDGTINQYQGTESLPTWARAQVAAAASQGMVVNHPDPQQLAPQAPATRADLIATIHQALVAQGRIAPIDNP; this is translated from the coding sequence ATGGTAAATCTGCCCCCCCCTGAGTCGAATGATCAGCAGCCTGCGGGCCAGTCGCGGGACAATGACGAAGCGATCGCCATCGCGATCGCCCTGCTGTCGGTAGGGGCCATACTCTGGTGGGGATGGACTCGCGGCGAAAGTATTTTTGCGCCCGACATCAGTTTGCCTGGGCTGGCAGACAGCCCTAGCCTAGTCGAAGATGAATCGCTCACTACGGTGCCAGGCGACGCCACGGTGGCCGACGATGCAGACAATCCACCGACTGAAGAGACCGCCAACCGTCGCGGCTTCTTCGGCGGTCTCTTCTTTTTTGGCAATGGTGAAGCCACTGGCTCAGATAACGCTGCGCGGCTTGCAGAGCCCGACGTCGATGAGACCGTTGAAGATGAGGCCACTGACGCCAATCCAGACCGCAACAATCCGCTTTCCAGCGGGGCGGCAGTACCGACAACCGGCACTGGCACCAGCGCCGCAACTCCGGGGCAAGCGTCAGCCAATATTAACGCTACTGGACAGTCAGCAGAATCTGCAACCGACGGCACGACAGCGGCACCCTCAGACGCCGCATCCTCAGCGACTACGGATGCTGAACCCGCGCCGTTGCCTGAGTTGAGCATTTCAGATGTGTCTGAAGATTATTGGGCCTATCCTTATATCGTCAGTTTGTTTGAAGCGGGGTTATTGCCCGATTTCCCGAGTGGTACGCTGCAACCTGACAAGCCGCTCACCAGAGCCGAATTGGCAGCGTTGCTCAATAAGTCGATTGTGGCTGACGTGCCGCCGAAGCGATCGCTCAACTTCTCGGATGTCCCCCCCGACTACTGGGCGGCTAACGACATCAAGCAAGTGGTCGAGGCAGGCTACATGTCGGGCTTTCCAGAAGGCATTTTCCAACCTAACGCGATCGTGCCCCGCTACCAGGTATACATCACCATGGCGACGGGTTTAGACCTTGCGCCACCAGCCGATGTCGACGGCACGATTAATCAATATCAAGGCACTGAGTCTTTACCGACCTGGGCCAGAGCCCAGGTGGCCGCCGCCGCAAGTCAGGGCATGGTGGTTAATCACCCAGATCCCCAGCAGTTAGCCCCTCAGGCACCCGCGACTCGGGCTGACCTGATTGCCACCATTCACCAGGCGCTGGTTGCTCAGGGGCGTATCGCTCCTATCGATAATCCTTAA
- a CDS encoding cysteine hydrolase family protein, protein MTIENAALLIVDVQQGLKEPKWGPRNNPEAEENIGRLLAYWRNTQRPVIHIQHCSTEPDSPLRPDRPGNAFQDVVAPQASEPIFQKTVNSAFIGTDLETYLRERAINTLVVVGLTTNHCVSTTVRMAGNLGFTTFVVADATATFDRVGPDGTLYKAAQVHAISLASLHDEFATVVTTETLLTAAPVT, encoded by the coding sequence ATGACTATTGAGAATGCGGCATTACTGATTGTTGACGTCCAACAAGGTCTCAAAGAGCCAAAATGGGGACCGCGCAATAACCCAGAAGCGGAGGAGAACATTGGCCGATTGCTGGCGTATTGGCGGAACACCCAGCGTCCGGTAATCCACATTCAGCATTGCTCGACCGAGCCAGACTCACCCCTCCGCCCCGATCGCCCCGGCAACGCTTTTCAGGATGTGGTCGCACCGCAAGCGAGTGAGCCAATTTTTCAGAAAACGGTGAATAGCGCGTTTATTGGGACGGATTTAGAGACGTATCTGCGGGAACGAGCAATCAACACGCTAGTAGTAGTTGGCCTGACGACCAATCACTGCGTGTCGACCACAGTGCGCATGGCCGGAAATCTGGGCTTCACGACCTTTGTGGTGGCTGATGCCACCGCCACCTTTGACCGAGTTGGCCCCGATGGCACTCTATATAAAGCGGCACAGGTCCACGCCATCTCGCTCGCGAGCTTGCATGACGAATTTGCGACGGTTGTCACCACTGAAACCTTGCTCACAGCAGCCCCAGTGACATAG
- a CDS encoding GIY-YIG nuclease family protein — MCSPGILYFLTNPSMPGLVKIGYTTGKLGVRLQQLSSTGVPSPFEVVATFYVKDSKRCEAAVHAKLHSYRDNPKREFFSAGVDVLLREAIEEIIPFLDGNFPHSSTAVQSEEFSPDENDIYFMFYLLHDCYQQGTSYSSKELAEHHRDYTPITLDLKLMTLETHGFVKRVNRPCDGIGRWILLPKGVKFMIENDHHDQSLLDT; from the coding sequence ATGTGCTCTCCCGGCATTCTGTACTTTCTGACAAACCCGTCCATGCCTGGTTTAGTAAAGATTGGCTATACAACCGGTAAGCTAGGGGTTCGATTGCAGCAACTTTCATCAACTGGTGTCCCTAGTCCTTTTGAAGTGGTCGCAACATTCTACGTGAAGGATTCAAAGCGCTGTGAGGCGGCAGTTCATGCAAAGCTACATTCCTACCGTGATAATCCAAAGCGAGAGTTCTTTTCCGCTGGTGTAGATGTTCTACTTCGAGAAGCCATTGAGGAAATCATCCCGTTTCTTGATGGTAATTTTCCTCATTCATCTACGGCAGTTCAATCTGAAGAATTTTCACCAGATGAAAATGATATCTACTTCATGTTCTATTTGTTACACGACTGCTATCAACAAGGCACGTCTTATTCCAGCAAAGAGTTGGCTGAACATCACCGAGACTACACACCGATCACTCTTGATTTGAAGTTAATGACCTTGGAGACACATGGTTTTGTCAAGCGTGTTAATCGACCTTGCGATGGCATCGGCAGGTGGATACTTTTGCCTAAAGGCGTCAAGTTTATGATTGAAAACGATCATCATGATCAATCGCTCCTAGATACATAG